The following proteins are encoded in a genomic region of Porphyrobacter sp. CACIAM 03H1:
- the katG gene encoding catalase/peroxidase HPI has product MDAKTGEMSGGCPFHGSMEMRNLLGRTNRDWWPQALQVDILTEGGRSANPYGEDFDYAEAFNALDYNALKEDLKALMTDSQPWWPADYGHYGPFFIRMAWHAAGTYRTGDGRGGANSGQQRFAPLNSWPDNGNLDKARRLLWPIKQKYGKNISWADLFILTGNVAIESMGGPVFGFGGGRADVFEPESVYWGTEEQWVNEGVPTRIHPKEGRALENPLAAIQMGLIYVNPEGPQGNPHDPEGMARDMRETFARMAMNDEETVALTAGGHAFGKAHGAHPADTFGGAPESEDLHLMGFGWLNDADEIAKGNITTSGIEGAWTPNPTQWGNDYFRLLFKYDFELVKSPAGAWQWQPINPDPEDMAPDARDPSKKVPTMMTTADMALKNDPEYRKISERFLHDQAALDDAFARAWFKLCHRDMGPKIRYLGPEVPEETLIWQDPVPAGTMPSDAEVARFKAAILNSGLSVRELVKAAWASASTYRNSDHRGGANGARIRLEPQRSWAVNDPAELSKVLDTIEQHRGSLSMADAIVLAGSAAVEKAAKDAGFDVEVPFLGGRGDATEEHTDAASFEPLEPFADGFRNYLKTKAQVRTEEMLIDRAHLLGLSVPEMTVLVGGMRALGAVSDHAHHGHRIGVLTETPGKLTPDFFRNLLDMGTKWSPVDDSGDEEYVGVDRATGEEKWRATRTDLVFGSNSILRAQAEVYAESGNEGKFVCDFISAWTKVMNADRFDVTWAKYHA; this is encoded by the coding sequence ATGGACGCAAAAACCGGAGAGATGAGCGGCGGTTGCCCGTTCCACGGAAGCATGGAAATGCGCAACCTGCTGGGCCGGACCAACCGCGACTGGTGGCCGCAGGCGCTCCAGGTCGACATCCTGACCGAAGGCGGCCGCAGCGCGAACCCCTATGGTGAGGACTTCGATTATGCCGAGGCCTTCAACGCGCTCGACTACAACGCCCTCAAGGAAGACCTCAAGGCGCTGATGACCGACAGCCAGCCCTGGTGGCCGGCGGACTACGGCCACTACGGCCCCTTCTTCATCCGCATGGCCTGGCACGCGGCCGGTACCTACCGCACCGGTGACGGACGCGGCGGTGCGAACAGCGGGCAGCAGCGGTTCGCTCCGCTCAACTCCTGGCCCGACAACGGCAACCTCGACAAGGCCCGCCGCCTGCTGTGGCCGATCAAGCAGAAATACGGCAAGAACATCAGCTGGGCGGACCTGTTCATCCTGACCGGCAATGTCGCGATCGAGAGCATGGGCGGCCCGGTGTTCGGCTTCGGCGGCGGCCGTGCCGACGTGTTCGAGCCCGAAAGCGTCTACTGGGGCACCGAGGAGCAGTGGGTCAACGAAGGCGTGCCCACCCGCATCCACCCCAAGGAAGGCCGCGCGCTGGAAAATCCGCTCGCCGCGATCCAGATGGGCCTCATCTACGTCAATCCCGAAGGCCCGCAGGGCAACCCGCATGACCCCGAGGGCATGGCCCGCGACATGCGCGAGACCTTCGCCCGCATGGCGATGAACGACGAGGAAACCGTCGCGCTCACCGCCGGCGGCCACGCCTTCGGCAAGGCTCACGGCGCGCACCCCGCCGACACCTTCGGCGGCGCTCCGGAGAGCGAAGACCTGCACCTGATGGGCTTCGGCTGGCTCAACGATGCCGACGAGATCGCCAAGGGCAACATCACCACCTCGGGGATCGAAGGCGCATGGACGCCGAACCCGACCCAGTGGGGCAATGACTACTTCCGCCTGCTGTTCAAGTATGACTTCGAGCTGGTGAAGTCGCCCGCCGGGGCCTGGCAGTGGCAGCCGATCAACCCCGATCCCGAAGACATGGCCCCCGACGCGCGCGACCCGTCGAAGAAGGTGCCGACTATGATGACCACCGCCGACATGGCGCTCAAGAACGACCCGGAATATCGCAAGATTTCCGAGCGGTTCCTGCACGATCAGGCGGCGCTCGACGATGCCTTCGCCCGCGCGTGGTTCAAGCTGTGCCACCGCGACATGGGGCCCAAGATCCGTTACCTCGGGCCCGAAGTGCCGGAAGAAACGCTTATCTGGCAGGACCCGGTGCCGGCCGGCACCATGCCCTCGGATGCCGAGGTCGCCCGCTTCAAGGCGGCGATCCTGAACTCGGGCCTTTCGGTCCGCGAGCTGGTCAAGGCGGCCTGGGCCTCGGCCTCGACCTACCGCAACTCCGACCACCGCGGAGGCGCCAACGGGGCGCGCATCCGGCTGGAGCCGCAGCGTTCGTGGGCGGTCAATGATCCCGCAGAGCTGTCGAAGGTGCTCGACACCATCGAACAGCACCGCGGCAGCCTCAGCATGGCCGACGCCATCGTGCTGGCCGGCTCGGCCGCGGTGGAGAAGGCGGCGAAGGATGCGGGCTTCGACGTCGAGGTGCCCTTCCTCGGCGGGCGCGGTGATGCGACCGAAGAGCACACCGACGCGGCAAGCTTCGAGCCGCTCGAGCCCTTCGCCGACGGCTTCCGCAACTACCTCAAGACCAAGGCGCAGGTCCGCACCGAGGAGATGCTGATCGACCGGGCACACCTGCTCGGCCTGTCGGTGCCCGAGATGACCGTGCTGGTCGGCGGGATGCGGGCGCTTGGCGCGGTGAGCGATCATGCCCACCACGGCCACCGCATCGGCGTACTGACCGAGACCCCGGGCAAGCTCACGCCCGACTTCTTCCGCAACCTGCTCGACATGGGGACCAAGTGGTCGCCGGTCGATGACAGCGGGGACGAGGAATATGTCGGCGTCGACCGTGCGACGGGCGAGGAGAAGTGGCGCGCGACCCGCACCGATCTCGTCTTCGGCTCCAACTCGATCCTGCGCGCGCAGGCCGAGGTCTATGCCGAGAGCGGAAACGAGGGCAAGTTCGTGTGCGACTTCATCTCGGCCTGGACCAAGGTGATGAACGCGGACCGCTTCGATGTGACCTGGGCGAAGTACCACGCCTGA
- the ahpC gene encoding alkyl hydroperoxide reductase subunit C codes for MGIIGSTIKPFTATAFQKGKDFFTVTDADLAGKWSVFFFYPADFTFVCPTELEDMGEKYATLQAMGVEVYAVSTDTHFSHKAWSDTSDKIGKLTFPFLGDQNHLLSNNFGVLREGAGLADRATFVVDPDGVIQIMEITCEGVGRNANELTRKIKAAQYVRANPGQVCPAAWEEGADTLAPSLDLVGKI; via the coding sequence ATGGGTATCATCGGTTCGACCATCAAGCCGTTCACCGCCACTGCCTTCCAGAAGGGCAAGGACTTCTTCACCGTCACCGACGCAGATCTCGCGGGCAAGTGGTCGGTGTTCTTCTTCTATCCGGCCGACTTCACCTTCGTGTGCCCGACCGAACTCGAGGACATGGGCGAAAAGTACGCCACCCTTCAGGCGATGGGCGTCGAAGTCTACGCCGTCTCGACCGACACGCACTTCAGCCACAAGGCGTGGAGCGACACCTCGGATAAGATCGGCAAGCTGACCTTCCCGTTCCTCGGCGACCAGAACCACCTGCTCTCGAACAACTTCGGCGTGCTGCGTGAAGGCGCCGGTCTTGCCGACCGCGCGACCTTCGTGGTCGATCCGGACGGGGTGATCCAGATCATGGAAATCACCTGCGAGGGCGTGGGCCGCAATGCCAACGAGCTGACCCGCAAGATCAAGGCCGCCCAGTACGTGCGCGCCAACCCCGGTCAGGTCTGCCCCGCGGCGTGGGAAGAAGGCGCGGACACCCTCGCACCCTCGCTCGACCTCGTCGGCAAGATCTAA
- the aroC gene encoding chorismate synthase, translated as MSWNTFGRVLRFTTWGESHGPALGAVVDGCPPGLAISEEFIQPFLDARKPGTSRFTTQRREDDLVRILSGVFEGKTTGTPISLMIENTDQRSKDYSEIARQYRPGHADYAYDAKYGIRDYRGGGRSSARETAARVAAGAVARLVIPEVTITAYVCELGGDRIDMAHFDAAEIAKNPFFCPDAAAAKRWEEKVDAARKAGSSLGAIVECVATGVPAGWGAPIYAKLDSDLASAMMSINAVKGVEIGDGFEAARLTGEENADPMRPGADGKPEFLANHAGGTAGGISTGQPVVCRVAFKPTSSILTPVESINSAGEAVEVVTKGRHDPCVGIRGTPVVEAMMALVLADHKLLHRAQVA; from the coding sequence ATGAGCTGGAATACCTTCGGGCGCGTGCTGCGCTTCACCACCTGGGGAGAAAGCCACGGGCCTGCGTTGGGCGCGGTCGTCGACGGCTGTCCGCCGGGGCTCGCGATCTCGGAGGAGTTCATCCAGCCATTCCTCGATGCCCGCAAGCCGGGCACCAGCCGCTTCACCACTCAGCGGCGCGAGGATGATCTGGTGCGGATCCTCTCGGGGGTGTTCGAGGGGAAGACCACCGGCACGCCGATCAGCCTGATGATCGAGAACACGGACCAGCGATCGAAGGACTATTCCGAGATCGCCCGGCAATACCGGCCGGGCCATGCCGATTACGCTTATGACGCCAAATACGGCATCCGCGATTATCGCGGCGGCGGGCGCTCGTCCGCGCGCGAGACGGCAGCGCGGGTGGCGGCGGGCGCGGTGGCGCGGCTCGTCATCCCCGAGGTGACGATCACCGCCTATGTCTGCGAGCTCGGCGGCGACCGGATCGACATGGCGCACTTCGACGCTGCCGAAATTGCCAAGAACCCGTTCTTCTGTCCCGATGCGGCGGCGGCGAAACGCTGGGAAGAAAAGGTCGATGCCGCGCGCAAGGCCGGATCCTCTCTGGGCGCGATCGTCGAGTGCGTCGCCACGGGCGTCCCCGCAGGCTGGGGCGCGCCGATCTATGCCAAGCTCGACAGCGACCTTGCGAGCGCGATGATGAGCATCAACGCGGTCAAGGGCGTCGAGATCGGCGACGGGTTCGAAGCCGCGCGGCTGACCGGCGAGGAAAACGCCGACCCGATGCGCCCGGGCGCCGACGGGAAGCCGGAATTCCTCGCCAACCACGCTGGCGGCACGGCGGGCGGCATATCGACCGGGCAGCCGGTGGTGTGCCGGGTGGCGTTCAAGCCGACCTCCTCGATCCTGACGCCAGTGGAATCGATCAATTCGGCCGGAGAGGCGGTGGAAGTCGTCACAAAGGGCCGCCACGATCCGTGTGTCGGCATCCGCGGCACCCCGGTGGTCGAGGCGATGATGGCGCTGGTGCTGGCCGACCACAAGCTGCTGCACCGTGCTCAAGTAGCGTAA
- a CDS encoding DUF4274 domain-containing protein: protein MNEMLTGVDWMSTIKPDGDDYVMAHIDWLKTASPDDWHRAALDFNWSNRLEPLLWIVMQDECDLATALDVFWRCEPGWDLMLMARGERVHHRDEIDIIACIAQRLHAGTYTRRRIAFDAEPGRIADYEAMERDCAKIADPPFRPHPDMIRSLRGHEVTNDRAFYARYPEVFHGTVWVDTPEWNGTTPDMVEARDQMRNIFFNLFGIGVLLAAMGAYLNDVGQYWKMMAGCAAMIAFWCWWINQATATVRAYLRSEFLPVPRRQMMVIYGGLVVFGIAWMQGYFALSDMAAAAEDMSLAARAARLGVFVGLIAPVWLGLRWAAQHYTYRRLFRR, encoded by the coding sequence ATGAACGAGATGCTGACCGGCGTCGACTGGATGAGCACGATCAAGCCGGACGGCGACGACTACGTCATGGCGCATATCGACTGGCTGAAGACCGCCAGCCCTGACGACTGGCACCGCGCGGCGCTCGATTTCAACTGGAGCAACCGGCTCGAGCCGCTGCTGTGGATCGTGATGCAGGACGAGTGCGACCTCGCCACCGCGCTCGACGTGTTCTGGCGCTGCGAGCCGGGCTGGGACCTTATGCTCATGGCGCGCGGCGAGCGCGTCCATCACCGCGACGAGATCGACATCATCGCCTGCATCGCGCAGCGCCTCCACGCCGGCACCTACACGCGCCGCCGGATCGCCTTCGATGCCGAGCCCGGCAGGATCGCCGATTACGAGGCGATGGAGCGGGACTGCGCCAAAATCGCCGATCCGCCGTTCCGCCCGCATCCCGACATGATCCGCAGCCTCCGCGGGCACGAGGTCACGAACGATCGTGCCTTCTATGCCCGCTATCCCGAGGTGTTCCACGGCACCGTGTGGGTCGATACGCCCGAATGGAACGGGACGACTCCCGACATGGTCGAGGCGCGCGATCAGATGCGCAACATCTTCTTCAACCTGTTCGGGATCGGGGTGCTGCTTGCGGCGATGGGCGCCTATCTCAACGATGTCGGGCAGTACTGGAAGATGATGGCAGGCTGCGCGGCGATGATCGCCTTCTGGTGCTGGTGGATCAACCAGGCGACCGCGACGGTGCGAGCCTATCTGCGCAGCGAGTTCCTCCCGGTCCCGCGGCGGCAGATGATGGTGATCTATGGCGGCCTTGTCGTGTTCGGGATCGCGTGGATGCAGGGCTATTTCGCGCTGTCGGACATGGCCGCCGCAGCCGAGGACATGAGCCTCGCGGCTCGCGCCGCAAGGCTGGGGGTGTTTGTCGGCTTGATTGCGCCCGTGTGGCTCGGCCTGCGCTGGGCGGCGCAGCACTACACCTATCGCCGGCTGTTCCGCCGATAG
- a CDS encoding NAD-dependent epimerase/dehydratase family protein, with protein sequence MRVLLTGSSGWLGRFLAPLLTRAGHAVTGLDIAPGAHTDTIGSVADAGLIERLFAEHRFEAVVHAGALHKPDIVRYPAQAFVDVNVTGTLHLLEAAVRHGADRFVFTSTTSLMITQAIRDEVASQAVWLDERTAPLAPRNIYGVTKRAAEELCRLTHDLHGLPVIALRVARFFPEDDDTDAVPAGENLKANEFLNRRLTVEDCAAAHLAALEAAPRLGWGVYVVSAPPPFTRADAARLKGDAAGMIAERFPEAPALYASRGWQLPQSIGRVYDPSAIERDLGFRCRTDFAAVLKALEAGGPLPFAHDPGYVPPKEMNRLAGK encoded by the coding sequence ATGCGGGTGCTTCTCACCGGATCGTCTGGCTGGCTCGGGCGCTTTCTCGCGCCGCTCCTGACCCGTGCGGGCCACGCGGTCACCGGGCTCGACATCGCGCCGGGAGCCCATACCGACACGATCGGGAGCGTCGCGGATGCAGGCCTCATCGAGCGCCTCTTCGCCGAACACCGCTTCGAGGCGGTGGTCCATGCGGGGGCGCTGCACAAGCCCGACATCGTCCGCTATCCCGCGCAGGCCTTCGTCGACGTCAATGTCACCGGCACGCTGCACCTGCTCGAGGCGGCAGTGCGGCACGGGGCGGATCGCTTCGTCTTCACCTCGACCACCTCGCTGATGATCACGCAGGCCATTCGCGACGAGGTGGCGAGCCAGGCGGTGTGGCTCGACGAGCGCACCGCCCCGCTCGCCCCGCGCAACATCTACGGCGTCACCAAGCGCGCCGCCGAGGAGCTGTGCCGCCTCACCCATGACCTCCACGGCCTGCCGGTGATCGCCCTGAGGGTCGCGCGCTTCTTCCCCGAGGATGACGATACCGACGCCGTGCCGGCGGGTGAGAACCTCAAGGCCAACGAGTTCCTGAACCGCCGCCTGACGGTGGAGGACTGCGCGGCTGCGCACCTCGCTGCGCTGGAGGCCGCACCGCGGCTCGGCTGGGGAGTCTATGTGGTGAGCGCGCCTCCGCCCTTCACCCGTGCGGACGCGGCGCGCCTGAAGGGCGACGCGGCCGGCATGATCGCCGAACGCTTCCCCGAAGCCCCCGCACTCTACGCCTCTCGCGGCTGGCAGCTGCCGCAGAGCATCGGGCGCGTCTATGATCCCTCGGCGATCGAACGCGACCTGGGCTTTCGCTGCCGGACGGACTTCGCGGCCGTGCTGAAGGCGCTGGAGGCGGGCGGACCGCTGCCCTTCGCGCATGATCCCGGCTACGTGCCACCGAAGGAAATGAACAGGTTAGCCGGAAAGTAA
- the ahpF gene encoding alkyl hydroperoxide reductase subunit F, with amino-acid sequence MLDAAMQAQLKTYLGNLREGVELVASLDDSEKSRQTRQLIEQIASLHDLVSARFDGTDARKPSFVIRRASDAEKWVRFAGLPMGHEFTSLVLALLWAGGHPPKVDADLIEQVRALEGDYHFEMFFSLTCHNCPDVVQALTLMALENPRITATLIEGGTFQEEVERRDIMAVPATFLNGEPFYNGKMELAEILAKLDVNADARQAEKLSQKAPFEVLVIGGGPAGAAAAVYTARKGFRTGIAAERFGGQLMDTLGIENLPGTPYTEGPKLTDSLKKHVGEYEIDLMDLARAVELRAAKDVGGYHEVVMANGATLKARSLILSTGARWRNLGVPGEAEYRNKGVAYCPHCDGPLFKGKNIAVIGGGNSGVEAAIDLAMIVGHVTLIEFDTRLRADEVLQRKLRSLPNVEIITNGQTTEILGENGKVSGLVVKNRAKGDERRIALEGVFVQIGLVPNTEWLRDTGLELSKFGEIVIDDHGATSIPGIYAAGDCTTVPHKQIVVAMGEGAKAGLGAFDFLIRNEPVEQVAQAA; translated from the coding sequence ATGCTCGACGCCGCCATGCAGGCCCAGCTCAAGACCTATCTCGGCAATCTTCGCGAAGGCGTGGAACTGGTCGCCTCGCTGGACGACAGCGAGAAGTCGCGCCAGACGCGCCAGCTGATCGAACAGATCGCCTCGCTGCACGATCTCGTGAGCGCGCGCTTCGACGGGACCGACGCCCGCAAGCCAAGCTTCGTCATCCGCCGCGCCTCGGACGCGGAGAAGTGGGTGCGCTTTGCGGGCCTCCCTATGGGCCACGAATTCACCTCGCTGGTGCTCGCCTTGCTGTGGGCCGGCGGCCACCCGCCCAAGGTTGATGCCGACCTGATCGAGCAGGTCCGCGCGCTCGAGGGCGATTACCACTTCGAGATGTTCTTCTCGCTGACCTGCCACAACTGCCCTGACGTGGTGCAGGCGCTGACGTTGATGGCGCTCGAGAACCCGCGGATCACCGCGACCCTTATCGAGGGCGGCACCTTCCAGGAGGAAGTCGAGCGCCGCGACATCATGGCGGTGCCGGCGACCTTCCTCAACGGCGAGCCGTTCTACAACGGCAAGATGGAGCTGGCCGAGATCCTCGCGAAGCTCGACGTCAACGCCGATGCCAGGCAGGCCGAGAAGCTCAGCCAGAAGGCGCCCTTCGAGGTGCTGGTGATCGGCGGCGGCCCTGCGGGCGCGGCGGCGGCGGTCTACACCGCGCGCAAGGGTTTCCGCACCGGCATCGCGGCTGAGCGCTTCGGCGGACAGCTGATGGACACGCTCGGGATCGAGAACCTCCCCGGCACGCCCTACACCGAAGGCCCGAAGCTCACCGACAGCCTGAAGAAGCACGTCGGCGAGTACGAGATCGACCTGATGGACCTTGCCCGCGCGGTCGAACTGCGCGCCGCGAAGGACGTCGGCGGCTATCACGAGGTCGTGATGGCCAATGGCGCGACGCTCAAGGCGCGCTCGCTGATCCTCTCCACCGGCGCGCGCTGGCGCAACCTCGGCGTGCCGGGCGAGGCGGAGTATCGCAACAAGGGCGTGGCCTATTGCCCGCACTGCGACGGCCCGCTGTTCAAGGGCAAGAACATCGCGGTCATCGGCGGCGGCAACTCGGGCGTCGAGGCGGCGATCGACCTTGCCATGATCGTCGGCCACGTCACCCTGATCGAGTTCGATACCAGGCTGCGCGCCGACGAAGTGCTCCAGCGCAAGCTGCGCTCGCTGCCGAATGTCGAGATCATCACCAACGGCCAAACCACCGAGATCCTCGGCGAAAACGGCAAGGTCAGCGGCCTCGTGGTGAAGAACCGCGCCAAGGGTGACGAACGCCGCATCGCGCTCGAAGGCGTGTTCGTGCAGATCGGCCTCGTCCCCAACACCGAATGGCTGCGCGACACCGGTCTGGAGCTGTCGAAATTCGGCGAGATCGTCATCGACGATCACGGCGCGACCAGTATACCCGGCATCTACGCTGCGGGCGACTGCACCACCGTGCCGCACAAGCAGATCGTCGTCGCGATGGGCGAAGGCGCGAAAGCGGGTCTGGGGGCGTTTGACTTCCTGATCCGGAACGAGCCGGTCGAACAGGTCGCGCAGGCGGCTTAA